ACCTTTGCGCGTGCCTACACCACGGCCCGTCCCCGGCCCCTGATCGCCGACCTTCCCGACGCTCAACGGGCACTCGCCACGGCCGGACCGACGACGGCGGAGACGGCCGAAGGCCCCGTACTCGCCCGGCAGCTTGCCGCCCTCGACGTGGCGGAGCAGCGCAAGGCCCTGTCGGAACTCGTCCGCGCCCATGTCGCCGCCGTCCTCAACCACACCGATCCCGACGAGGTCGCCCCCCACCGGGCCTTCCGCGAGCTGGGCTTCGACTCCCTCATGGCGGTCGAACTCCGCAATGCGCTCGGCGTGGCCATCGGCAAACGGCTCCCGGCCACGCTCATCTTCGACCACCCGACCCCGGCGGCGCTGGCCGCCCGGCTGCGCACCGAACTGGATCTCGACGAGGCTCCGGCTCCGGCCGCGCCCACGCCCGCCGGACCGGCGGACCACGAGGACGACCCCGTCGCCATCGTGGCGATGAGCTGCCGTTTCCCCGGTGGGGTGGGTTCGCCGGAGGAGTTCTGGCGGCTCGTTGCGGGCGGGGTGGACGCGATCGGTGAGTGGCCGGCCGACCGTGGCTGGGATGTGGAGTCGCTGTACGACCCGGAGCCGGGTGTACCTGGCCGCAGCTACACGCGTGCCGGTGGTTTCCTGGACGATGTCGGCGGCTTCGACGCGGGCTTCTTCGGGATTTCACCGCGTGAGGCGGTGGCGATGGATCCGCAGCAGCGGTTGCTGCTGGAGACGTCGTGGGAGGCGTTCGAGCGGGCCGGGATCGACCCGGCGTCGCTGCGCGGCAGCCGCACCGGCGTCTTCGCGGGCACCAACTACCAGGACTACACCTCCCGTTCCCTTGCCTCGGCACCGGACGCCGAGGCCCATCTGGGCACCGGCAACTCGGCGAGCGTGATGTCCGGCCGGCTCTCCTACACCTTCGGCCTGGAGGGGCCCGCGGTCACCGTCGACACCGCCTGTTCGGCCTCGCTCGTCGCCCTCCATCTGGCGGCGCAGGCGCTCCGGTCGGGGGAGTGTGACCTCGCACTGGCCGGCGGCGTCACCGTCATGTCCACCCCCGGGCTCTTCCTGGACTTCAGCCGCCAGCAGGGTCTGGCCGCCGACGGCCGCTGCAAGGCGTTCGCCGACCGGACCGACGGCACCGGCTTCTCCGAGGGCATCGGCATCGTGCTGGTCGAGCGGCTCTCCGATGCGCAGCGGAACGGGCACCCGGTGCTGGCGCTGCTCCGCGGCTCCGCGGTCAACCAGGACGGCGCCTCGAACGGGCTCACCGCCCCCAACGGCCCCTCGCAGCAGCGGGTGATCCGCGAGGCCCTGGCCGACGCCGGCCTGTCCGTCACGGAGGTCGACGCCGTCGAGGCCCACGGCACCGGTACGGCACTCGGCGACCCCATCGAGGCCCAGGCTCTCCTGGCGACATACGGGCAGGAACGGGCGGCAGACCGGCCGCTCTGGCTGGGTTCGGTCAAGTCCAACATCGGGCACACCCAGGCCGCCGCCGGTGTGGCGGGCCTGATCAAGATGGTGCTGGCGCTCCAGCACGGCGTCCTTCCGCCCACCTTGCACATCGACCGGCCGTCGACACATGTGGACTGGTCGGAAGGGAACGTACAGCTGCTCACGGACACCGTGGAGTGGCCCGAAACCGACCGGCCGCGACGGGCAGGCGTCTCCTCCTTCGGCATCAGCGGCACCAACGTGCACACCATCCTGGAAGAGGCCCCCGCCACCACCACCCCGCCTCCGGGCAGCACACCGGCCGTACCCGTCCCCTGGGTCCTCAGCGGCACCACCCGCGACGCGCTCCGGGCACAGGCCCGCAGGCTGCTCGCGCATGTCGAGGACCGCCCCGAACTCGGCCTGCCGGACGTGGCACAGTCCCTGGCCACGACCCGTACCGCCTTCGAGCACCGCGCCGCACTCGTGGGCGCCGGCCGTGACGAACTGCTGAGCGGCCTGCGTGCTCTCGCGACCGGCGAGACCTCCGCGCATGTCATCACCGGGGTGGCGAGGGGCGAGGGCGCAACAGCCGTGCTGTTCACGGGTCAGGGAGCCCAACGCGCGGGAATGGGCCGGGAGTTGTACCAGAATTTCCCGGTGTTCGCGGAGGCTTTCGATGCGGTGTGTGCGCACTTCGACGGTGAGTTGGCCGCGCCACTGCGGGATGTGGTGTTCGGTGAGGACCCGGGTGTGGAGCGGCTGAATCAGACTGGTTTCACTCAGCCCGCGTTGTTCGCGGTGGAGGTGGCGCTGTTCCGGCTCTTCGAGTCCTTCGGAGTCCGTCCTGACTACCTCATGGGTCATTCCATCGGTGAGTTGGTGGCCGCGCATGTGGCGGGGGTGTGGTCGCTTGCGGACGCCTGCCGTCTGGTGGCGGCGCGTGGCCGGTTGATGCAGGCGTTGCCGGCGGGTGGGGCGATGGTGTCTGTCCAGGCCACCGAGGACGAGGTACTTCCACTGCTGGAAGGTCATGAGCAGCAGGTGAGTATCGCCGCGGTGAACGGCCCGACCTCGATCGTCATAGCCGGTGAGGAGTCCGTGGTCGCGGACATCGCCGGGCGCTTCGAGTCCGAGGGCCGGAAGGCGAAAAGGCTCCAGGTCAGCCATGCCTTCCACTCCCCGCTGATGGAGCTGATGCTCGCGGAATTCCGGACGGTCGCCGAAAGCGTGGCGTACGAGGAGCCCCGTATCCCGGTGGTCTCGAACGTCACCGGTGAACTCGCCACACCGCAGGAGTTGACCTCACCCGACTACTGGGTGCGTCACGTCCGTGAGGCCGTCCGTTTCGCCGACGGCGTCCGGTGGCTGGAGGAGCACAAGGTCACCCGGTTCCTGGAGATCGGCCCGGACGGCACCCTGACCGCCATGGCTCAGGGATGCCTTGACGGTGACCGGGTGCTGATCCCTGTGCTGCGCAAGGACCGGTCCGATACGCCCGGCGTCATGGCCGCGGTCGGCGCGCTCCACACCTCGGGCGCCGGCCTCGACTGGTCCGTGCTGTGCCCCGGCGCCCGCCGCGTCGACCTGCCGACCTACGCTTTCCAGCGGCGGCGCTACTGGTGGGAGGCGGTGGCCGGGGCCGGGGACCTCGAAGCCGTGGGGCTGAGCGCGGCCGAGCACCCGCTGCTCGGCGCGGCGGTCACCGTGGCCGGTTCGGAGTCCGTGGTCTTCACGGGGCGGCTTTCCCTGGCCACCCATGCGTGGCTCGCCGATCATGCGGTGCTGGGCAGGGTGATCCTGCCGGCCACGGCCTATCTCGACCTGGCCGTCAGCGCCGGTGACCGCACAGGATGCGACCACCTCGCCGAACTCACCCTGGAGGCGCCGCTTGTGCTGCCGCGGCAGGGCGCCGTCCAGCTTCAGGTCGCGGTGGGCGCACCCGATGACGCCGGGTGCCGCTCGTTCACCGTGCACTCCCGGCCCGTGGACGAGGGCGACGCCGCGCCGTGGGCCCGGCACGCACAAGGCACCTTGACCACCGCTCCGGCGAACGAGCCGGAGACTCTGGGCAGTTGGCCGCCCGAGGGCGCCGAGCCCGTCGGGGCGGGGGAGTGGTACGACGCCTTCGCGGAAGCGGGGTTCACGTACGGGCCCGCGTTCCAGGGGCTCGGGCCCGTGTGGCGGTGCGGTGACGAGCTGTTCGCCGAGGCCGCACTGCCCGAGCCGCACCGGGCCGACGCCACGCGGTTCACGTTGCACCCCGCGCTGCTCGACGCGGCCGTCCAGACACTGCTCGTCGGCGGCCGGGACGCCGGCGGCACGGGCGACGGCGGGGCGATGCTGCCGTTCGCCTGGAGCGGGGTGACCTTCCATGCCGAGGGGGCCGACGCGCTGCGGGTACGTCTGAGGCCCGCCGAGGGCCGGGCCGATGCCTTCTCGGTGCTGGTCACGGACGCCTCCGGCCGGCCCGTGGCTGTCGCCGATGCGCTGACCCTGCGCACGGTGACCCCTGACCAGATGCCGGCCTTCCCGCAGGTCGGGCCGGATGTGCCGCTGCGCCTCGACTGGCAGGCCGCCGCCCTGTCCCCGCGTTCCGGGGCCGCACGGTGGGTCGTGCTCGGCAGTCCGGTCGGCGCCGCTTCCGGCGGACCGGTGGATGCCGGGATCGCCAAGGCACTGGACGGCGCAGGCGTGCACGCGGAGTCGTACGCAGACCTCGAAGCCCTGTCAGCCGCCGTGGCCACGGGGATGACGATGCCTGACACCGTGCTGCTGGAGTGCGCACCGCAAGCCGGTGTGGACACCCCGGACATCCGGGAACTGCTCCTCACCACCCTCGCCGTCTGCCGCCACTGGCTCGCCGAGGAGCGGTTCGCCGGCTCCCGGCTGGTGATCGTCACCCGGGGCGCCGTCGCCGCCGAGCACGGAGAGGACGTCAGCGATCTCGCCGGAGCGGCGCTGTGGGGGCTGGTCCGCTCCGCACAGCTGGAACACCCCGGACGGTTGTGGCTGCTCGACCTCGACCACCGCGAGGCGTCCCGCGGCGTGCTCGCGGACGCGGTGGCTGCCGCGCACCCGCAGACGGTGCTGCGCGCGGGCGAGTTGCGGCTGCCGCAGCTGTCCCGCGTCGAGCCTCCCGAGGCCCTTGCGTCCCCGTTCGACCCGGAGGGCACGGTGCTGGTCACCGGTGCCACCGGCGCGTTGGGGAAGCTCCTGACGCACCATCTCGTCACCCGACACGGGGTACGGCACCTCCTGCTGGCCAGCCGCGGCGGGTCCGCAGCCGAGGGAGCGGCGGAGTGGTGCGCCGAGCTGGCAGAGGAGGGGGCGACAGCCTCTCTGGTGGCCTGCGATGTCGCCGAGCGTGCAGAGGTGGAGCGGCTGCTCGGCTCGGTCCCGGCGGACCACCCGCTGACCGCCGTCGTGCATCTCGCCGGAGTCGTCGACGACGGTGTGCTGACCGCGCTCGGCGAAGAGCGGATCGACCGGACACTGCGGCCGAAGGCCGACGCCGCCTGGTTGCTGCACGAGCTGACGAAGGACCGGAAGCTGACGGCGTTCGTGCTCTTCTCCTCCGCGGCCGGCACCTTCGGTTCGGCGGGGCAGGCCAACTACGCGGCTGCCAACGCCTTCCTGGACGGTCTGGCCCGGCACCGGGCGGCCCAGGGGCTGCCGGCCACCTCGCTGGCCTGGGGGCTGTGGGCCGAAGACAGCGGAATGACGGCCGGGCTCGCCGACACCGACCGACGGAGGATGGCCCGTGGCGGTATGCGGCCGCTCTCCGCCGACGACGGGCTGGCACTGTTCGACGCCGCACTGGCGACAGGTGAGAACGCCCTGGTCACCGTGGGCCTTGCCACAGGGGGACGCACGGCGCTGCCGGGCGGTGCGGCTCCCGGCCGGGCCCGGCGTCCGGTCGCCGCGTCCGGAACGGACAAGGACGATCTGCTCGCACGGCTGGCGGACGCCGGCCCCGACGGACGGGACGCGCTCCTGCTGGACCTGGTACGGCGTCAGATCGCGGCGGTCCTCGGTCACGGGTCGCCCGAGGAGGTCGAACCGGACCGTGGCTTCGCCGAGTTGGGCTTCGACTCGCTGACCGCCGTGGAACTGCGCAACCAGCTCGGCACCGTCACCGGCCTACGGCTCCCGCCCACGCTCGTCTTCGACTTCGCCACCCCCGAGGAGCTCGCCGCCCGGCTGGGAGAGGAGCTCACCGCGGGCGTCCTCCCGCAGCCCGGCTCAGCAGGACCCGACGACCGCCCTTCCGCGACGGGACGGGAGCAGGACACCATCGGAGCCCTCTTCCGGGAGGCCAGCGAGTCGGGACGGGTGGCGGAGGGATTCGGGCTGCTGCAGGCGGCCGCCCGCCTCCGGCCGACGTTCGACACACCGGAGGAGTTCGGGAGCGCCTTCGCGCCCGTGCGGCTCGCGCGTGGCGGCGCCTCCCCGGACGCGGACGGGCCGACGCTGATCTGCTTCAGCTCGTACGTCGCGCTCGCCGGTGTGCACCAGTACGCCCGGTTCGCCGCCGTCCACCGGAACTCGCGCGACGTATGGGCGCTGCCGACCCCGGGCTTCGGCCGGGGAGAGCGCCTGCCCGCCTCCCTCGACGCGGTCGTACGGCTGCAGTCCGAGGCGGTGCTGCGGTGTGCGGACGGCGGCCCGGTGGTGCTGCTCGGCTCGTCGTCCGGCGGCATCCTGGCCCTCGCCGTGGCGCACCATCTGCAGAAGGCGGGGACACCGCCCGCCGGTGTCGCGCTGCTGGACACCTACCTGCCGCGCGAGGACTCGCCCTTCACCCGGTTCGCCGGAGAGATGATCGGGGGGATGTTCGACCGCGAGTCCCTGTTCGCGCACATGGACGCAGGCCGGCTCACCGCGATGAGCTGGTACCTCCACATCGTCGGCGCATGGTCGCCGGACCCGCTCTCCTGCCCCGTGCTGCTCGTGCGCTCCAGTGAGCCGCCGGCCACCGGCGAGCCGGCGGGAGCGCTCGCACCGGAGGAATGGCAGGCGTCCTGGGACGGCGCGGACACCGTGACCGACGTGCCCGGCAACCACTTCACGATGATGGAGGACCACGCGGGCTCCACCGCGAAGACCGTGGCCGACTGGATGGCGGCCCTGCCGGGTGCGCGGCCGCCGGGCGGCACACCGCAATGAGCGGCGGGTACGCAGGAGTCGCCCGGACCGTGCCCGCGGGGGCGCGGGGCCCCGGCCCCGCCCCGGACCATTGTCTGGGCGATTCACCAGACCCTGCCGGCGACGGTCGGCGGCGCGCCGCACAGCCGACACCATGGTCGAAAGCTCATGAAACGAGAGGAGACACCGTGAAGGTCACGGTTGATCAGGACCGGTGTGTCGGTGCCGGAATGTGCGCGATGACCGCGGGCGAGGTCTTCGCGCAGCACGAGGACGACGGCCTCGTCGTGCTGCGGATGACCGAGCCGCCCGAGCACCTGACGGACCACGTGGAAGAGGCAGAGCAGCTGTGTCCCTCCCGTGCCATCACGGTGGAGCCCGCTGCCCCCTGACCGGTCCGGTGAGGAGCCATTGTCTGGAGGAATCCCCAGACCCCGGCGGCGCGGTACCGCACGGCACTGCCGGAGACCACAGGATGAGACCGACACCATCCGCGCTCGGCCGTGAATGCGTGCCTCGCGGCCGTGTCGAGGCCACCCGACTACGCGCGACCGAGAGGGGATCCCCATGCGCGTGCTGTTCGCCGCACTGTCCGAGAGGTCGCATCTGTATCCCATGGTGCCGCTGGCTTGGGCGATGACCGCGGCAGGGCACGAGGTGCGTATGGTCAACGCCCCGTCCCTCACCGGCCTCGTCACCGGCACCGGTCTGGTCTCGGCTCCCGTAGGCCGCGACCACGGACTGCACCAGGCCATGAAACTGGCCCCCGAGACACAGGACCAGGACTTCGCCAACTGGAGCCGGCTGGGACCGGGGGAGGTGGACTGGCCCGCCCTCCGCGACCGCTACGAGTCCAGCGTCCGCTACGGCTTCTCGCCGTACAACGATCCGGTGGTGGACGACATGGCCGCGCTGGCACAGAGCTGGCAGCCGGATCTGGTCGTCCGGGACCCGCTCTGCTACGCCGGAGCCATCGCCGCCCGCGCCTGCGACGCCGTCCACGTCCGACTGCTGTGGTGCGCCGATGTCTACGGCAGGGCACGTCAGACCTATCTCGGCCTGATGGGCCAGGTCCCGCCCGAAGAGCGGGTGGACCCGCTCGCCGACTGGCTCGACGAGCGTGGCGCGCCCTTCGGCGTCTCCTGCGACGAAGAGCTGATCCACGGCCAGTACACCCTCGACACCACACCGCCGAGCCTGCGGCCGCCCACCACGCTGCCGTCCCTGTCCATGCGCTATGTGCCGTACAACGGGGACGCGGTGTGGTGGCAGTGGCTGCGCGAGGCACCCGAGCGGCCGCGCGTCTGTCTGACCCTCGGCACGAGCAACACCGAGGCCTACGGCGGTGACTATGTCTCCGTCTCCGACATCCTCGGAGCGCTGGCTCCGCTCGACATCGAGGTGGTCGCCGCTCTCCTTCCGCAGCAACGGGAGGCGCTCGCCGACATCCCCGCCAATGTGCGCGCCGTGGACGACGTGGCGCTGCACACCCTGCTGCCCAGCTGCTCGGCCGTTATCCACCACGGCGGTTGGGGAACCTACGCCACCGCCCTGATCAACGCCGTGCCGCAACTCACCCTCTGCACCTCTGTCGCCGACCTGGAGTGGCGGGGCCGGTCCCTGGAGCGCGCCGGCGCGGGGATCACCGTCCACCACAGCGAGGTCACCGCCGACCTGGTGCTCCGTCACACCCTGCAGATCCTCGACGATCCGGGCTTCGCCGCCGCCGCGCAGCGCTTGCGCGACGAGTCGGCGGCGATGCCCAGCCCGCGCGACATGGTCGCCACGCTGGAGCAACTGGTCGCGGAGCGCTGACCGGGCCGCGTCGGCCGGCGACCGACGGGCCCTCCCCCTGACACCACTCGCCCCTGGATGGAAACCGTGAAGGCTCTTGTGCTCTCGGGAGGCGCTGGTACGCGCCTGCGGCCCATAACCCACACCTCCGCCAAACAACTCGTCCCGGTCGCCAACAAGCCGATCCTCTTCTACGTGCTGGAGGCCATCGCCGAAACCGGCATCACCGAGGTCGGCATGATCGTCGGTGACACCGGACCGGAGATCCGCGAGGCGGTCGGCGACGGCTCACAGTTCGGCCTCCAGGTGACCTACATTCCGCAGAGCGCCCCGCTCGGCCTCGCCCACGCGGTCCTCATCGCCCGCGACTTCCTGGGCGACGACGACTTCCTGATGTATCTGGGGGACAACTTCATCTCCGGCGGTATCACCGATCTGGTCGAGGGCTTCCGCAAGGAGCGCCCCGACGCCCAGCTCGTGCTCAGCCGGGTCCCGGATCCCACCGCGTTCGGGGTGGCGGAGCTGGACGCCACGGGCCGCGTCACGGGCCTGGAGGAGAAGCCGCAGCACCCCAAGAGCGATCTGGCGCTGGTCGGCGTCTACCTCTTCACCCCCGCGGTGCACGAGGCGGTACGGGCCATCCGGCCGTCCGCACGCGGCGAACTGGAGATCACCGACGCCGTGCAGTGGATGGTCGAGGCGGGCCAGGACATCCGTTCCGGTGAGCTGTCCGGCTACTGGCGGGACACCGGCAGCGTCGTCGACATGCTGGAGGTCAACCGCATGCTTCTGGAGAGCCAGGAACGCTGCATCGAGGGATCGGTGGACGAGGCGAGCGAGATCCTCGGCCGGGTGCGCATCTGCCCCGGCGCGACGGTCCGCGCCTCACGGATCGTCGGGCCCGCCGTGATCGGCTCCGGCACCGTCGTCACCGAGTCCTACATCGGTCCGTCCACCTCCATCGCGGAGGACTGCCGCATCCACGACAGCGAACTGGCCTCCTCGATCGTGCTGCGCGGTTCGTCGTTCGAGAGCGTGCGCCGGGTGGAGGCCTCGCTGGTCGGACGCAACGCCCATGTGGCGCTCGCACCACAGCGTCCGGTGGCCCACCGGCTGGTCATCGGCGACCACGCCAAGGTGCACATCCAGTCCTGACGCCGCTCACACGGCGGTCCGACCCACTCACCCGCACCGAACAACGGAAGGGGGAAGGCGCTCCCCACCGGCCTGGAAGCCCAGGCCCTCGCGCCACAACCTCGATGAGCCCCACGAGAATCCTGGTGACCGGCGGCGCCGGCTTCATCGGGTCGCACTACGTCCGCACGCTCCTGGGATCCTTCGGGCCGGGCGATGTCCACATCACCGTGCTCGACAGCCTCACCTACGCGGCCAGCACGGCCAACCTGGACGAGGTCCGGCAGCTGGAAAGCTTCCGCTTCGTCGCCGGCGACATCTGCGACGAGGCACTCGTCGACAAGCTGATCGCCGCACACGACCAGGTCGTCCACTTCGCGGCCGAGTCGCATGTCGACCGCTCCATACTCAGCTCCGCGGCGTTCGTCCGCACCAACGTCCTGGGCACCCAGGTCCTGCTGGATGCCGCGCTCCGGCACGGGCTGCGGACCTTCATCCATGTCTCGACCGACGAGGTCTACGGATCGATCGCCACGGGGTCCTCCTCGGAGACCCATCCGGTCAGCCCCAACTCGCCGTACGCGGCCTCCAAGGCCTCCAGCGATCTGATCGCCCTCTCCTACCACCGCACCCACGGCCTCGATGTGCGGGTCACGCGCTGCTCCAACAACTACGGGCACCGTCAGTTCCCGGAGAAGGTCATCCCGCTGTTCGTCACCAACCTCCTGGACGGCAAGAAGGTCCCGCTGTACGGCGACGGTCTGCACGTCCGCGACTGGCTGCACATCGACGACCATGTCCAGGGCATCGAACTGGTCCGCACCGCCGGCCGCCCGGGCGAGGTCTACAACATCGGCGGAGGCACCGAACTGAGCAACCGGGAACTGACCGATCTGCTGCTGGAGAGCTGCGGGGCAGGGCCGGAGATGATCGAGTACGTCGTCGACCGCAAGGGACACGACCGGCGCTACTCGGTGGACTGGAACAAGATCCAGACCGAGCTGGGCTACAAGCCCGCCAAGGACTTCGCCGACGGCCTGGCCGAGGCGGTCGCCTGGTACCGGGACAACCGTGACTGGTGGGAGCCGCTCAAGGAACGCGCCGAGCTGCTCGCCCAGACATGCTGAGGGAGGAAGCCACCGTGAGCGGGGCGCAAGCCCCGGACGGCATGCACCGCCGGGTGATCGTCCTGGGCGCGACCGGAGCCTTCGGCCGCCATGTCTGTGCGGCGGTCGGTGCCGCCGGCGAGGACGTGCTGAGGGTGGCGCGCCGGCCGGGCACCGCGACCGGTGCGGGGCGGTTCTTCCCGATGGACCTGGTCGGCGAGGGACCGGACGGCCTGGCCCGCCTCATCGACGCCGAGCGGCCCTACGCGGTGGTGAACGCCGCCGGCGCCGTATGGCTGTGTTCGCCGGAGGCCATGCGGCAGGCCAACCATGCCCTGGTCGACACGGTGCTGGCGGCCATGGCAGCCGCTTCCTGGCGTCCCCGGCTGGTCCACGTGGGCTCGGTGCACGAGTACGCCCCGCAGCCGCCGGGCACCTCGTTGGACGAGCGGACGCCGACCCGGCCGACCACGCTGTACGGACGGACGAAGCTGCAGGGGACCGAAGCGGTCCTCACGGCCTCCGCGGCCGGGCAGGTGGAGGCGGTCGTCCTGCGGGTGTCGAACGCGATCGGCGCCGGCACCTCACCGGGCAGCCTGCTGGGGCGGGTCGCGGCGCAACTGCGTGCCGCGGAGGCGGACCGCGAAGCGGTGGTACGGGTCAGCCCGTTGAGGGCGAGCCGGGACTTCGTCGACGCCCGCGACGCCGCGGACGCGGTGCTGGCGGCGGCAGCCCTGCCGGTCGGCGGAGAGCTCATCAACATCGGACGGGGCGAGGCGGTCCCGGTACGCACCATGGTGGAGAGGCTGATCACCGCCAGCGGACAGCGGGCACGGATCGTCGAGGAGGCGGAGCCCGGTGCCCGGCCCGCTACCGACCAGGACTGGATGCGGGTGGAGACCAGCAGGGCCAGGCGGCTGCTCCACTGGACGGTGCGTCACAGCATCGACAGTTCGGCACGCGACCTGTGGGAGGCCACCGC
This genomic stretch from Streptomyces nigrescens harbors:
- a CDS encoding glucose-1-phosphate thymidylyltransferase codes for the protein MKALVLSGGAGTRLRPITHTSAKQLVPVANKPILFYVLEAIAETGITEVGMIVGDTGPEIREAVGDGSQFGLQVTYIPQSAPLGLAHAVLIARDFLGDDDFLMYLGDNFISGGITDLVEGFRKERPDAQLVLSRVPDPTAFGVAELDATGRVTGLEEKPQHPKSDLALVGVYLFTPAVHEAVRAIRPSARGELEITDAVQWMVEAGQDIRSGELSGYWRDTGSVVDMLEVNRMLLESQERCIEGSVDEASEILGRVRICPGATVRASRIVGPAVIGSGTVVTESYIGPSTSIAEDCRIHDSELASSIVLRGSSFESVRRVEASLVGRNAHVALAPQRPVAHRLVIGDHAKVHIQS
- the rfbB gene encoding dTDP-glucose 4,6-dehydratase is translated as MSPTRILVTGGAGFIGSHYVRTLLGSFGPGDVHITVLDSLTYAASTANLDEVRQLESFRFVAGDICDEALVDKLIAAHDQVVHFAAESHVDRSILSSAAFVRTNVLGTQVLLDAALRHGLRTFIHVSTDEVYGSIATGSSSETHPVSPNSPYAASKASSDLIALSYHRTHGLDVRVTRCSNNYGHRQFPEKVIPLFVTNLLDGKKVPLYGDGLHVRDWLHIDDHVQGIELVRTAGRPGEVYNIGGGTELSNRELTDLLLESCGAGPEMIEYVVDRKGHDRRYSVDWNKIQTELGYKPAKDFADGLAEAVAWYRDNRDWWEPLKERAELLAQTC
- a CDS encoding NAD-dependent epimerase/dehydratase family protein — its product is MSGAQAPDGMHRRVIVLGATGAFGRHVCAAVGAAGEDVLRVARRPGTATGAGRFFPMDLVGEGPDGLARLIDAERPYAVVNAAGAVWLCSPEAMRQANHALVDTVLAAMAAASWRPRLVHVGSVHEYAPQPPGTSLDERTPTRPTTLYGRTKLQGTEAVLTASAAGQVEAVVLRVSNAIGAGTSPGSLLGRVAAQLRAAEADREAVVRVSPLRASRDFVDARDAADAVLAAAALPVGGELINIGRGEAVPVRTMVERLITASGQRARIVEEAEPGARPATDQDWMRVETSRARRLLHWTVRHSIDSSARDLWEATAPGAEPSPQDHPAATVPVPPRPETADHRPRGGSTRTTRTWPPQTRPVQQPE